The genomic region ACAGATGCAGAGGGGTCCCGGTACCCCCTCCCACCGCACTCGCAGGGCAAGGGGATGGATCTGTCCCTCCCACGGCACTTGTGGGACCCCCACAACGTGAGAGCTGTGGCACCATGGCTGATGCCAGCAAAGGTCCCCAAGGTGAGCAGGGcggaggggctgggagggacctcACTGTGTGCTGGGGGCTGTAGGGGCGATGGAGCCAACCCCGCCtcaatggggaaggcgagaggcaGCCAGAGGAGGTGCAGCAGGAGCAGTTTAATCAGAGCTGAGCAAAGTGCTCtcggtgcggggctgggggggggcagcaccaGGATGGCACCGGCATCCGGAGCACCCATCGTGGCACAGGCGTTTGCTTGGGAGCTGCCCTGCTTCAGAGAGGAGCGGAGGTCCCTGGGGGGCTCATCCCGGCACGCGTGCCATGGGACTGGCAGCACGCTGGCAGCATGGCCGGCAGTGGATCCGGCAGCGTAGCCGGCAGTGTGGCATCAGGGCCCACTCAGGTCCCTCTTGCAGATCCAGGGGAAGCTGAAGTTGCAGTTATGGTCGTTCCAGAGGCCATTGCCCACGGGGTGGATCTGGGCACAGTTCTCCCCGCCCCAGCGCCCATAATCGGTGCTGTCCGGCTGCCCCGGTGCCCAGAAACTGCCGGGGCAGAGTGAGGTCAGCGGatggggggggtgctggggctgctggtcttcccccccccccccacgcccccaagCTCACCTCTGGGCCTGGGAATAGGGAGCCCCATCCACCCAGTGCCAGGAGCCCCCGGGGCCTGTGGCTGCCAGTCCGATCCAGTAAGATTTTCCCCTCGTCTCCTGCGCCAGGTAGTCCTGCGGGACAGGGCAGGGGTGTGGGCAGAGGGGgcatgggcggggggggggggacatgggcaGGGGGCACaggcgggggggggcacaggtAGGAgagggggtgggcaggagggtgCATGTGCAGgagggggtgcaggcaggagggaatGTAGGCAGGAGGATGCACGGGCAGGAGGGAATGCAGGCAGGAGGGATTGTGGGCAGGAGGATGCACCGGCAGGAGGatgcaggggcaggaggaaatGCAGGCAGGAGGATGCACAGGCAGGAGGGATTGTGGGCTGGAGGgggcacaggcaggagggagTGTTGGCCAAAAAGGTGCACGGGCAGGAgggagcacaggagcaggcagcggCGGGGCAGGCAGGAGAAGGCGGCGATGGGTGCTGCAGCCCCAAGCACCCACCTGCTCCTCAGGGCTGGTGACAGAGGTGAGGTGGGAGTTCGTGGAGCGGCAGGCGGTCTCCGCGTCGCCCCAGGGCTTCCGCTCCCCCGAGAAGTAGTAGATCTTCCCCTGGTGGTACCGCCAGCCCAGGGACAGTCCCTGCAGCCACCGCCCTGGGGATTGGGCAGCCGTGGGGACGGGGTGACAGCTGCTGGGGCGAGGGTGGCCCAGGGATGGGTGTCCCAGACATGATCCCCCCCCAGACCAGGGACATTACCGAGCTGCTCCTTCCGCCTCTGCACCGCTGCTGGGCTCTCACGGGGGCTCCGAGGACCTGCCatggggtcagggagaggagcCAGCAGTGGCCTGCCCACCACCCCAGGCAGGGGATGCGGGCAGGGGATGTGGGcaagggctggggacaggggctggggacagggactgcgggtaggggctggggacaggggctgtggtagcaggcaggggctggaaggtgggggctgcgggcagggggctgtgggTAGGGGCTGGGGTACTGAGGGCAGCCACAGGGTCCCACTCACCATTGGGGTCAGGCAGCAGAGGGGCCCTGACTGCCGCCAGCTCTGCCCGTGCTGCCCACAGCTCTGCCTGGCCCTGAACAtctgggaagggaagggcagTGGGTCAGT from Accipiter gentilis chromosome 3, bAccGen1.1, whole genome shotgun sequence harbors:
- the LOC126036336 gene encoding C-type lectin domain family 4 member F-like isoform X2, producing the protein MATAGPDLYESLQIRYPPSPARTRALGSPLAASRWTLGTTLAVGTGVVLVLGAALAVLITLYVQGQAELWAARAELAAVRAPLLPDPNGPRSPRESPAAVQRRKEQLGRWLQGLSLGWRYHQGKIYYFSGERKPWGDAETACRSTNSHLTSVTSPEEQDYLAQETRGKSYWIGLAATGPGGSWHWVDGAPYSQAQSFWAPGQPDSTDYGRWGGENCAQIHPVGNGLWNDHNCNFSFPWICKRDLSGP
- the LOC126036336 gene encoding collagen alpha-1(XVI) chain-like isoform X1 — translated: MATAGPDLYESLQIRYPPSPARTRALGSPLAASRWTLGTTLAVGTGVVLVLGAALAVLITLYVQGQAELWAARAELAAVRAPLLPDPNGPRSPRESPAAVQRRKEQLGNVPGLGGDHVWDTHPWATLAPAAVTPSPRLPNPQGGGCRDCPWAGGTTRGRSTTSRGSGSPGATRRPPAAPRTPTSPLSPALRSRTTWRRRRGENLTGSDWQPQAPGAPGTGWMGLPIPRPRVSGHRGSRTAPIMGAGAGRTVPRSTPWAMASGTTITATSASPGSARGT